Within Amycolatopsis sp. FDAARGOS 1241, the genomic segment GGTCACGGTGATGGGTGCGGCTGATGATGACACTGTGCTGGGCGCGGTCGCGGCGGGGCGTAAGTACGGCAAGCAGGTTGTCGCGGACATGATCACCGTGGTGGACGGGCGGGTTGCCCGGATTCGTGAGGTGGCGAAGCTGGGGGTGTCGTTCGTGGAGATTCACGCCGGTCTGGACGAGCAGGCCCGTCCGGGTTACTCGATCAACCAGTTGCTGGAGGACGGTCGTGAGGCCGGGGTGCCGTTCTCGATCGCCGGTGGGGTCAAGATCGACACCATCGCTTCGGTGCGCGACGCGGGCGCGACCGTGGCCGTGGCCGGTGGCGCGATCTACAACGCCGGCGACCCCGGCGCCGCCGCCAGGGAACTCAAAAAACGCGCCACCGCCTGACAAAACCAGCCCGCTGTGTGCCGAACACAAGCCGGCACGCAGCGAGGCAGTCAGCCGTGTCGGGAGACTTGACGAGAGAAGGGAGTCGGCGTGAAGGGCCAAGAGTCAGGTGCTCGATCCGATCGGACACCAGCTGCAACCGATACTTACTGTGCCTTGCTGCTGCAGGCCGCGGGAGTGCTGCGGTTGCGCTACGTCCAATGTAGCCAAGACACCAGCCTGTCGCCGACCGCGGCGAACGAGCTGGCAGACGTCTTCGAGGGCGTCGCCAAGGGGTCTCCCGACTTCGACCAGGTCGATCCGAAAGAGGCGATCGCCTTGGCGCACCGCCTG encodes:
- the hxlA gene encoding 3-hexulose-6-phosphate synthase, producing the protein MKLQVALDVLDLPAALTLANQVAEHVDILELGTPLVKSAGISAVSAIKAAHPDKLVFVDLKTADAGELEAALAFEAGADLVTVMGAADDDTVLGAVAAGRKYGKQVVADMITVVDGRVARIREVAKLGVSFVEIHAGLDEQARPGYSINQLLEDGREAGVPFSIAGGVKIDTIASVRDAGATVAVAGGAIYNAGDPGAAARELKKRATA